ATCACCCTCTATTATAAGGTCACTGCAGATTTAGCCATGAACTAAATGAAATATCCACACTgtaaagagagagataaagggCAAATAAAACCACTTCTGCCCCTGCTGTCATCTCCAGCTCATCTACTTGTAAGACAAGCTCTGTGCTGTGTATGATCTGTGTATGTTGTCAACATagaacattaaaatgatttttgataAATCTGTAATAATATGAAGTAATTCTCCATATTGATAGTTTGCAGCTGTTTTATCTGGATTTTGAATTTAGCATGTCACGACATTGTTTTAGAATGAACAGAAATGTCTGTAGAATTAATAGATAATTTCATGGCACTTTGTTGTAACAAACAGAGGTCATaggcagtgttgggtgtaactagttactaagttattagttactgtaatttaattacttttcccttggaaaaagtaaagtaagggattacctttatgttttctgtaatttaattacagttacttttgatgtaattaaactaaatactttgtgaaatatatgtgtgtgcaatactgttattgacatcaaaattcaaagtcttactttaaaatctgtgctttaatgtataattctcacatttgtaattctttggtcagttaataatattatttatttgaattaattaattaaatagtttcatgtctatccttgaatcacttaactaatcaaggttgatataggatatagaaagtaattagtaatgagtaactaaatactttttggacagagtaatttggacagtaatctaattacactattgaatatgtaatgagtaactagtaattaattactttttcagagtaacttacccaacactggttatagggatacttaaataaattataaaagaaatgtGCAATGCCAGgcaaaaatctttaataatatgACAATCATATAGTACATAATGCTTTGTAGTGaaaatacattaatgcatttacacAAAAGTCAACGGAAACCAGTGCCAACCCATATCAGCTAAATATTTAAAGCGATTACTCACAACTTTTTCAAGCAGAAATAATAGCACCAGTAGCATGAATGGCTAAACGTatgtaaataatttacatttcaaaaggATGAGATGATATATATCATTATAAAAGCTTATTCAAACTTACAGCAACAATCTTTCCAAAGTTTTACTGCCATGCTCACACTTCCCAACAAATACCACCAAGTATTAAAAGAGTACACTGCAACAACTGTAGGCTTTGTGTTTGTTGAGAAGTGTGAGTTagctttaaaataacatttagcaAAATAACATTCTAGAATATGATGACACAAGCTTTATAAAGATGTAACTGAAATGCAGTGTCATGAGGGCTAACAGTACAATGGCACAGTGGTGATACTTGGAATCTCACATACTCGTTTTGTCGACTCAGAAAGATGTtcttgtgaaataaaacagtaaacattttgttgatTGGAATGTCTGTTTTGAATaagtaaaaatatgaaattaagaaaaactcaCATTCACACAGATTGCAATCTAAGACTTACCAGTACCAGTCATAATGGCAACATCATATGCAAAATACATTGTCTGCAATGAATTTAAGTGACCCTTGCTGGTTTTTACATAAATTGTAACAACTATGTAACTGCGGAGGTACATATTTCAGTGTGGtattattattacacaaaacaaacttaAGCCATATGTTCATAAACAACTTgataattgtaaataaatgcagtaaCTTTATACATTGTTCCGAACATGTGTATCTTTCATTTAATATTGTTGcagttaacatttaaacaaatatttttttaaagattccATGTCTTCTTCCATTAATATTTCTCTCTTTAGAGATCTTTCTTGCTCCATATTTTCACTTGGTTCTCCTCTGTCTGATATTTGCCCCACCTCTGTTTATTTCATCCTCCATCTCTAGCTGTCTTGGGAGCCACTGCCCTTGTTCTTGTTGCGGCTGAGAGGGAAGGTGGATTTGCTCTGAGGTTGGGTCATTTTACTGGCCAAATGAACGAAAGGCTCAATAAGTGTTCTCCGGTCGGTCACTGACACCTCCCACAGCCTGACCTTCTCCTGCCGCGCCCACTGCTGAGCCGCCTCACTGTCCACTTTCCTCTGATCTTGTAGGTCAAACTTATTACCCAGAACAACAATCGTGACCTGTGATGAGACAGAGACGAGAACATCCCtgataaacatatatttatatgcatGGTTTAACCTTGCGAGTAACCTTAACAAGGAAACGAACCTCTTTTTTATCGCGGCAGCGGTCGATCTCTTTCTTCAAGAGCTCCATGCGTTTGAAGGACTCTTTGCTGTCAATGCTGTAGACAAGCACAAATCCGTCTGCGAAGCTGAAGTATTGCCGCGGGAACTCCTGACCATCACGCAGCCCTCGTGTGTCATAAAACCGCACCTGCTCTCGTGTGCCACGGTCCGTCTCCACAGACCCTATGTAAATGTCCTCCAGCGTCTCGATGGTCTCAGAACCTGAAAATAAAGTGCTATGTGAATTTAATCAGTTCCGGGACACTTTGAAACCTCTTTCAGGTAACTGCTGTCAAAATACTCACCTGCAGCATGGTTGGCATACAGTAACTGCTCTAAAACAGCAGTTTTACCCACTGACCCTTGGCCGCACACGACCACCTTACAGCTCTTGCCCATGATCAGGTAAACCGCTCACAGtcttcttaaaataaacacacacacacacaaaacgttGGTTTAAAGAAAACCCGGTCTGAAGAAAGCAtacatatttgtaacaaatatATGAGCCTGTATAAGTCTCTCACATTGAAACTAACATTACACATCAACACCGTCAGTATAACGTATGACAATAAGTTAAATAAGGCTAAATCAGTAACATAAAGTATAAATTGTGTCTTTATACAAAATAGTAACGTTATGTGATGTTTCAAGACTATAAAAAATTCTCTCTTTTAACAAAAAGGCATAATACGTTCATCATGGTCACAGTTTTGGTAAACTATTTTAATATCACATGACGGGCTACTGGTTTGCATGCACCTGCAGCGTCTTTAAAGCATTGTTTTATCACCCTGTTATTACTGTCAGACATCAACAAGCTACTATACATTGACTTAGTCGTATTTTATAGAATTTGTatgttaaacaacattttaaaacaaaaatagttaatgGGAACGATAAGATAAGCTAAGATGTACTCACCCCAAACGCTCTTCCTGTTTATGACAAATGCCATCAGCCTTCGACGAAACACGACACCGTTTCCGCTGAGCTCAAGTGCGCCCTCATCCGACGGGAGGACAAGCCCATGCAAAACAAGTTCAGTTTCAATTTCAAGCCATGTCTAacaattacatattttattaaaacaaatcaatctAAACTTACAATAGACAGGCATAACACAATGGGTCCCAAATTATGCTgtagtctaaaataaaaaaatgaagagtgTGAGAGAAcgtcttaaaaaatgtaaataaaaaaaacacattaaaatgggtttgatgtgatgttttaattAAGTCACATTCAATTAATAGAGATTCAGATATTCCTTtctatagcgcttttcacaattttgcatagttacaaagcagctttacagaaaaaatagcACAAATAATAGAGATATAAAAGGCAGCATAAACAAGCACTtcagaaaatgcatttaacattacattagagaaactattaaataaacagggaaattataaaatacacaaatttgtTATCGTGATGCATATACATTACGTATTGTAAAAACAATACTGTCGCATTGTAATAAAACTGTAGTATTCATATCGATATGAACGTGTAATTAACTGCAAGATTTACTTTAACTATAATATATGGTTTAGTTTCAAGTGTGAAGTTTTTATGCAAACTCTTTTGTAGGGTCTCGCATCCGTTATCCTAAAATGGGCATGTTGCGCACGCCCGCGGAAGGCGGAGCTGAAGGCGGTATGAAAGGCTCACATGCCTCGTCTCTCATCCTCCGCCTCTCTACAGCAAAATGGCGACTGTTGACTACGACTCCTCCGTGGATCCAGAGATGGACCTAACCAGTGACGAGGAGTTAGAGAGGTAACTGAAAACAGAAAGCACCTTAATCTTAAACCGGCTGACCCATCCGTATCCCAGTTCGTTTCAGGGAAGCCCCAAAGGACCCTCGGTATGGTGATTGCCGCATAACTTGAAAATCAAGGGGTGTCGATGGCCTAGTGTGCCATGCAGCCGCTTTTTTTGCTACTGAGGTGCCTTGCGGTGAACGTGTTTTTTATTCGTATACACGTTACGTCAGCGCTGACCTTATAATGTGATGTTCAAGGGTGTCGTGCCTCGTGCTCTTACGACAGCTGTGCTGTTTGCCGTGACACCGTTTTATGGTGAGAATAAGGTCGAAGTGTGACATCGGCGCTCAGTTCATAGACGTGATACGGTTCCACACACGCGCCTGACAACCGAACCATCCGGTTTCACGCCGGTGATGCTTTGTTGCGCCGAGGAATAGAAGCATTGGTGGCGTTTCTCTTGATACGAATGCGCAGTGACTACAATGCAGCGCGCGCACGAATAAAGAGAAAGAGCCTATAGGGGGAATGACGTTCGTTAGGGTTGGTCGCCTATATATCGTGTATTTGCGACCGCTACCTCTAAAGGGAGGCCGTTTGTTGTAATACTCGCAATGGAACACGTACAGCGTCAAATTTAGATGTCATTCGAGTGAGGGGTTCCCCTTTTAAAGCATGGCCAATGTGTTAAACTGACTTTACTGTTTGGATGTGTCTTCTTGTACTTTCAGTTCATATGGAGTTTCTGTAGGCGAGTACATGACGTAAAACGTTCATCCACGTTGCCTCGTCGCGTCCGGTTACCGAACTGTTAACAGACTCGCGAGGAGGTGACCGGCGTGTCTGACTTGACTTTTTTCAACTCTTGTAAAGTTTAATTACTGGATTACCTGTCACTCACACTACTGTAATGTTACAGACTCGCTCTACGCCAAAATACCCCcgtgtattttatttatactcgCATTTATactccaatttgccgtttattaTTAACTCaacctcaggccatccgagttGTAGGTGACactttttttcttgagtagaaccataaagaaccattgtaaatccgcagccctctttgcttcatataatgggagtctatagGGTCCatctgtctaagagttcctaaagcacataattccaaaaagtgTCTCCTGGGTACATGTTGACCATTTGTGAAGTGATATTCTCATAATACTAAACctcatttttaatcatattaGCCATATTGTGTAACTTCTGCACCCAATCACAATCTACTTCTTGTtgtatttggtggcggatggcataccagcggctggtacgtttagcgccacctgcagaagggagtgttgaggctgtacattATGgctaacattataaaaaatgacgttcaaatttatgaaaatatcgagcgagTCACTTCATGAAaagtcaacatgtcgccaggagccgctttttggaattatgtgctttaggaactcttagacaggtggaccccatagactcccattatatgaagtaGAGAGGGCTGTGGATTTACCACACactcttctttatggttctactcaagaaaaaatttCACCTACATCTCTGATGGcctgagggtgtgtaaataaatggcaaatttgagtttttggctggactatccctttaaacaaagTGAGTTTCAGGGCAGGCggtgtatacattttatcagtttgCTTGTTCCCTGGGATTGGAACCCATGACTTTTGCGCCACTAACACCAACAGGAactaaatactgtaaatgtgtgtaatTTAGGCTCAATTAGTATAACTCATAGAAACATCTTCAGACTGGACTTTGTGATCTAAATAATCTGTGTCAGGTCATGATGACTCATTTACCTGCTCTCTGTGTGATTCACACCATTCAAATCCCATTCCCATCAGAACAAACCAGCCTTCTTCGCTCTAaggagggtgtgtgtgtgtgtgtgacgtcatTGCTTAGAAATGAGCAAAATGCTATATTTGCATAACCACACAGGTGGCATACCACCTAACCATATCTGCTGTCTATAAGGCTTTCAGCAAAGGGTTCAAATGCTGGTGAGTGAGATTAGAGAAACACAGCTGTTGATTCTTAATGGCGGTTGGTGTGAAAAACTCCTGAGAATGTTCCAGAGATAAAGACACCATCACCAGCcttgtgatatttatttgtttgtttatttatttatttatgttgactTTTTATGATTTAGTGCTTTACAGAAAGACAACATATAAAATAGAATCACCAATATTAAGACTGCATAAAACATGACAAAGCACTGTGTGTTTTCACACCTAGTTCGTTTGAGCCCTCCAAACGTTTTCGGAAAAGTTCTACATGTATATGTGAACAATCCAATGCCACGTTCATATAGAACCAGGATACTGTTGTCAATCCTGTATTTGAGTCCTTAATACGGTTGTGTTCACACGCAGTTCGGTTATTTACGGGTGTGACAATTGTATTCCGTAACCAAACTCACGACTGTAAATCTTCGGGACTCACAACCGCATTTGCGGAGAATCCCTTCTCTGTGAAACGGAATTGTACTGGACAACTAGTGGTTTATAGCTGCAGAATTGCTTCGTAATGTTATGCACAGCAGATCTTTCAATCTTAAACAACAGCACTGTAATGCGACCTTGTGGCATCTACGAACACTTAACGATATATAGTGTAACGGCAGCCCACTTATGTAAACATACTACACgtatgtattgtgtttttaaatatggcGCGACTacgtgtttttgtgtctttggtgtgttataatttGCCCATGCATGAATTAGACGtgtaaaaattgcaaaaaaattaagtgtcggaacaaaagatgcattttatataaaagCGAATTCTCACCCAGAACTTTTTCAGGTTTGTGTAGTGGACGtccaagatttttttttttcatggctcttataacacaaatgtaattacagtaaacaaaagacatgcagaaaatgtattttgtatactGTCTTGTAGCTTAACATCAACAGACTTGAACACTGTTAAATAAATTGGACATTGTATAACAATTTAAAGGTTGTTCATGCTATATCATGTTGGCATCTCATCTACCTCATCTTATTTTGTGGGACAAAGGCTCTTGAGACGGCATATTGTTAAGAAGTTACTGAAAACAATGTGAATCTGAGGAAGAGGTAGTCATGaaatttgttttcagttttgctTGAATAAATCTGGATATGACACCTTACTGTACTGTTTATATTAGACTTAACGCAACATAATGAAAGATGATCTATGGTAATTGTTATTTTAGGAAAGATTTGCAACATCAGTTGCTCGGGATAAATGTCGCTTACACAACTTAACCACTCATAAAAATTGACTGCATGATTCTTTGATCAGCCAATCTAAATCAGTGCTGTAGTTTAACTCATTACCCAACATCTTGTTATACCCAGAACCCTCAGAGTTGAAGTTGGCCATTCTACTTTTGTTGTAATATCGTTCTATTTTCCTGTAATTTTTGCCATGTGCATCTTGGTTTGTACATGtgtttccatttaaaatgataatgaatgaataaataaatatataacatgaTGGAAATAATAAATGAGGCAAGGTAATTGTGGGACACTTTACTGTCACTTTCTAAACATTTGCTGGCCTTTGTTGTTCGTTTCCCACAATACACAATCCCAACTGACCCTGTATGTCTGTGAGCTGTCTTCTGATCCACATGTGTGATTGGTGGAGTTACGTATGGTTGTTTTAAATTTGACCCGCACTGGTGCTAGTGATCGTTCTATGTTTAGCAGCATGTACTGCCGGTATACCCTTCCCCCAGACACCTTTACAGACATGTTGTGTGTTGGATTTTTCTACACCTATGTAGACACTGTTTCTTTCTGAGTTGTGGGCACAGTTCTTTAGTGGGGTGGTTTGGAGTTTTAAAATATGAGCTGCTCATGCAGAACTGCAGTCTAGCAATGTCTTCTAATCTATAGGCTATCAGCTGTTTTTGTGAAGACATAAAAAAGATGTTGTGCCATCCATATGTGCAATAGCACAGAAGGTAGTTGTGCGTTGGAGCAGCGTTTGATTAAAGTTCTCTGATCCAAAACGTACGTAGGCAGCATTTTGAGGCACCGTAGGCAGACAGGTTCCAGATGGTAGCTGTTCCAAAAGGTAGGCATCTTTGGAAAAAGGACtagcatagtaggaaaaaaatatttgactttttttttgttctgttgaacataaaatatattttaaagaatgtaggaaagcaaacagttcttgggtacttgctaccattgtcattttcctactatggtaggtAATAGTGGCCAAGCACTGTTCAGAGCATTATAAGAACATATAAATTCATACCAACTCGAGAGTgcgtaaatgacagaatttgtttttggttgaactgtccctttagttagattttttttggcaCATTCTTGTCACATGTAGTCTTTTTCACGATCTCTCTTGTCTTTTATATCGAGATgtatcatttttgtgtgtttgtgttatgaaTCTGTAGGGAAGCTGAAGGCTTTAAAGAACAGGGTAATGCCTATTATGTCAAGAAGGACTATGCTGAAGCATTCAACTTCTACACTAAAGCCATCGGTAAGAACCCTGCTAGACTGTTGATGAAGTTTGTGCCTTTCTGTCCCTTCCCACAGAATTTTTCCGTCTGGTTTGTGCTCTATCACTGCCTCTCTATAGAAATCTTTGGATTTCCTTTGTCACTGATTTGTTCATAACTTCCTCTGAATCATATATTGCCCTGAGAATAATCATGTTGGAGAAATTTTCGCTCAAAGCACCCTTTCCCCACAGAGTTTTCTTTAAGTCTCTAAAATAAGCTTTTGTCACGGTGACCGTGCTTTAAAAAGGTTTTGGTGACCTTTTTCTATTCCGGCAGTGATAAAAATAACCATTAATAGATGGCTTTCTGCTTTCTTCCCAGAGTTCCCCTTTCTCTTTTTACATCTGTGTGGCTTTACGTCTGTAGTCACCTTCTGTTTATGTCCTTTTACCAGACCTGTGTCCAAAAAATGTCAGTTACTATGGCAACCGTGCAGCCACATTGATGATGCTGAGCCGCTACAGAGAGGCATTGGAGGATTCCCAGCTGGCCGTGCGACTAGACCACACCTTCATGAAGGTTAGACCACAAGTGAATGATCAAGTTCTTTTGATGTTACAGATTACAAAAAACACCACCTTTTTATTAAGTTGTCTCTAGCATCAAAGTAGTGCAGTTCTGAAATGTTGTCTTCCAAATACAACTGAAGGAGTCCAGCTTGTCTTATTCTTTGTTCAACCTAAATTTGCATGGGTGGCATGCTAGATTCTGCATACCATACTTATCAGAGTAAAATATCTCTGCATTACCGGGAACTGCATTACCACAACATTTGGATCGCAGGACAAAAGCTAGCTgtagtgtttttaaacatgcCTCAACTTGCAGCATTGATTCTCTGAGTGAATCCATGCCTGGTGCCAGCTGTGACTTCATCTTATATATCTGGATTTGTTTAATATTG
This region of Triplophysa dalaica isolate WHDGS20190420 chromosome 7, ASM1584641v1, whole genome shotgun sequence genomic DNA includes:
- the nkiras2 gene encoding NF-kappa-B inhibitor-interacting Ras-like protein 2; its protein translation is MGKSCKVVVCGQGSVGKTAVLEQLLYANHAAGSETIETLEDIYIGSVETDRGTREQVRFYDTRGLRDGQEFPRQYFSFADGFVLVYSIDSKESFKRMELLKKEIDRCRDKKEVTIVVLGNKFDLQDQRKVDSEAAQQWARQEKVRLWEVSVTDRRTLIEPFVHLASKMTQPQSKSTFPLSRNKNKGSGSQDS